In Zingiber officinale cultivar Zhangliang chromosome 8B, Zo_v1.1, whole genome shotgun sequence, a single genomic region encodes these proteins:
- the LOC122016953 gene encoding 60S acidic ribosomal protein P2B-like yields MKIVAAYLLAVLGGNPNPSADDIRSILESVGAEAEDKRINHFLAEVKGKDITEVIAAGREKFASVPSGGSVAAIGVAAPGSGGAGGAPAAEEPKKEEKVEEKEESDEDMGFSLFD; encoded by the exons ATGAAAATTGTGGCGGCTTATCTCCTCGCCGTCCTCGGCGGCAACCCCAACCCCTCCGCCGATGATATCAGATCCATCCTTGAATCAG TGGGAGCGGAGGCAGAGGATAAGAGGATCAACCACTTCCTCGCAGAAGTCAAGGGCAAGGACATAACAGAAGTCATCGCTGCCGGCCGGGAGAAGTTCGCTTCCGTGCCCTCCGGTGGCTCTGTGGCTGCCATCGGGGTCGCCGCCCCAGGTAGCGGCGGCGCGGGCGGCGCTCCAGCTGCAGAGGAGcctaagaaggaggagaaggtggaGGAGAAAGAGGAATCCGACGAG GATATGGGCTTTAGTTTGTTCGATTAA